DNA from Heliomicrobium gestii:
CCACCGTCGTCTTCCTGCCCCTCATCCTCGGCCACCTGACATTTTTGCAATTGAAAAAGAAGTACGGCCAAGAGCACTTCCAGAAGGGGATCAAGCCCTACCTTCCGGCGGTCAGCTTCTGGGCCATGCTGGCCATCATCTTCGCTTCCATCTCGATGAAATCGAAAATGGTGATGACCCGCCCTGACCTGCTGGGCGGCATCCTGCTCGCCCTGGTCATCTTCTATCTGATCAACTTCACCTTGAGCACCGTCGTCGCCCGCCTCTTTCTCAACCGCACCGATGGTGTGGCCCTGATCTACGGGACGGTGATGCGCAACCTCTCCATCGCCCTCGGCCTCGCCATCACCGCCTTCGGTCCCCAGGCCGCCCTCGTCGTCACCCTCGCCTTCATCCTGCAGGTCCAGGCGGCCGCCTGGTACGGGAAAATGGCTGACCGTTTCGGGTTCTTCGGCAAAGCGTCCGACAATGTTCCCGTTGTCCAAAACGCCTAAAAAGGATGGAGGACGGTCCAGAAGCGCAACTTTTGGACCGTCTTTTTCTGTGTCCGCTCACATCCCCAAATCATAGGCCCCTATCCAGACGCTTTTCGAGCGTTTTTTTTCACGAAAATGCAACTTATTGCGCCCTAAATGCGTCAATATATTGCATTTTAAAAGGCAGTTGCCATCGTACACAGGATTTTCTTCTTACTATGTCGAAAAAACCATGGAGTAAAACCACCAAAGGAGGGTATCCCTTGCGCAAAGGAATTGTCTGCGCATGTCTCGCCCTCTCCATCGTCACGTCACCAGCGGTCAGTCTGGCCGCTGTGACACAGTTTGGAGATGTGAGCGCGGCCATGCCTGAGTACCGGCCGATCATGAAACTTTCCGCCCAGGGTACCATCAAGGGACGCGGCGACGGCAATTTTGGTCCTTCTGATCCGGTGAAACAACTGGAAGCCCTCGTCATGGTCCAGCGCTTTTTCGGGTTGGAAGCGACGGCAAACGCCTCGGCTTCCCAACTGACCCCGGACATCGAAAAAAAATTCGGCGGCAATGTGCCCGCCTGGGGAAAAGGGTATTTGGTCACCGCCGTCAATCAGGGCCTGCTCGATGCCAATGAGACATTCCCCTGGGATCAAGGCGCCTCCCGCGCCTGGGTGTCCCGGTTGCTGGTGCGGCTGCTCGGCAAGGAGCAGGAAGCTCAAAGCCGGATGAGCAGCAGCCTGACTTTTAGCGATGCCAGCCAGATCCCGGCTTGGGCGCGCGGACATATCAGCATCGCCACCGACCTGGGTTTGATCCGGGGCCGCGATGGCGGCTACTTTGACCCAAATACGGTCGTAACCCGTGGGGAGATGGCCATTTTCTTGGACCGGGTGGAAGGCCGGATGGACCGGCTGCCGCCGGGAATCTATGAGGCCTCCTTCATCAGCGCCCAAGACTCGACGCTGTCCGTGTTGGGCGACGGAAACCTGCTCTCCTCGCTGACATTGGATACGGGCGCCCGCCTCTTTAACAAGGATCGGGCCGTGGCTGCCACCGATCTGAGCCCCCAAGCGAAGATCCGTTACATCAAAGACGGCGACAAGGTGACCTATCTGGAAGTCAGCCAGGACAGCGGCCTGTCGGCCAATGTGGCCAAGGGAGAGATCATCGCCAGCCTTCCTGACCAAGGCCTTGTCACGGTCAAAGACGACAGCGGCAAACCCCATACCTATCCGCTCGCCGCAGGCGTCAAGGTGTTGACGCTGACGGGACAACAAATGACCGCCAACGCGCTCAGCCCCGGCTGCAAGGTGCAGCTTCGCCTGAACAATGAAGGCAAAGTGTCGGAAGCCCTCCTCGAAAGCGCCGCCCAACAGAGTCTCCAGGGCGCCATCGTCGACCTGAACAAGACGAACAACATCCTCGTCCTTTCCAATAGCGCCAATCAGTATTCCACTTATTATCTCGACGCGAACGTGGCCGTCGAATACAAAGGCCGCCGCTTCACCTCCCTCGACGACCTGCACAAGGGGGATTCGGTCAGCGTCGATGTCGACGGCAGCTATGTCGTCACCAAGATCACCGTGCTCCAGGCCCAAAGCAACGTCACCGTCAAAGGCGTCGTCAGTCTGATCAACAAAGACAGCCGCCTCTTCACCGTCAAGGGAGACGACGGCCAGTTATACGCCTATGAACTCCCCGACTCGGCGTCCATCCAGCTTGCCAACGGCACATCGGCCCGTTTCGATGAGGTTTTTCAGCAGGATCCGGTGACTGTCTATCTGACAGACGGCAAGATCGCCAAACTGGTCATCGAGCGCTCCGGCAGCACCCGCGGCATCTGGGGAAAAATCGCCTCGGTCGACACGTCGCGACGGTTGATGATCGTCAAGGATCAGCAGGACCGGCTGTCCTCTTATGAGATCAAAGATCCCGTCATCCTGGACATCGAAGATGATGACAACCCCGCTCTTGGCGACCTGAAGGTCGACGACATCATCCAGTTCGAACTCGACCGCGATGAGAAGGTCACCTACATCAAGAAAAACGACACCCTGGAGGGAACGGTGACGCGCAATGACGCCGACCGTCATCTCTTGACCCTGCGGGACGATCTGGGGACAGAAAAGGTCTACACCGTTGCCAACAATGTGGATGTCGAAATCTACAACCGTTCCAGTGAGGACTTGGAAGATGTCGACGACGATGATCTCGTCAAGATCAAGGTGGAGAACGACAAGGTCACCCAAATCAAGGTCCATCGCATCGCGAACGGTGAAGTAACGGAGATCAGCAATTCCAGCGATCGCTTTGACATGGAGGATTCCGACGGGGATGAGCACTCCTACCATATCGGCAGCGACGTGAAGCTGGTCATCCCCGGCATCACCAAACCGAAAGTGTCCGATCTGAGCATCGGCCAATGGGTGCAAATCGCCTATTGGGGCGATGAGCCCTATGAAGTGACCCTGCAGACACCGGTCATGGGTGAAATCACCGATCTGGATCGGAGCCATGAAACCTTGACCGTCCGCCAGTACGACGGAACCACGAATTCCTATAAACTGGCCAGCGGCTTCAAGGCGGATAAAGGAGGAGAAACCTCCTCGAGCATCAGCACATTCAGCATCGGTGACCGGATCCAGTCGACCCTTGACGTAAAAGGCAACATCTTCCGCGCCACAGTGGCCAAGAAGGTATCGGGCGCTGTAGACGGAATCAACCGCTCCACCAAGGAAATCTACATCGGCACCACGGTCGGCTACCTGATCACACCGAATACCTATATCCTCCAAAACGGTGTGCGGAAACAATTTGACGACATTGACCACAAACAGAACGTCTCCATCTACTATCTACCGGGATACAAAGCACTGGAAGTGACGCTTCCGAGCAAGTAACCATGAAAAGCAAAGGCTGCCTTGAAAAAAGAATCAGAAGGCAGCCTTTGCCTTTTCATTATCCGAATGCGCTTGCCTGTCACTGCCCTTTTGACAATTTTCGTTGTTCTATTTTTCATGGGAATGAGCGACTTCGAATATATATATTCTGGGGAAATATGTTCGATGAGGTATAGCAGTCATGTTCAAAATCAGCGTTATCGGTACAGGCTATGTCGGTCTCACAACCGGAATTGGTCTGGCCAACTTCGGTTCATCGGTCCTCTGTCTTGACATTGACGAAGCGAAGATTCATCAACTGAATCAGGGGCTGTCGCCCATCTACGAGCCGGGCATGGACGGCCTTCTGAAAGAGAATGTCACGGCAGGTCGGCTGCGCTTCTCCACCGATCTGACGCAGGGTGTGCAATGGGCCGACATCATCTTTATCGCGGTGGGAACCCCCCAGGCCGAAGACGGGCAGGCGGACCTGTCGGCGGTGGAAGCGACGGCCGCCCTGATCGGCGCCCATCTGAACGGCTACAAGATCATCATCACCAAAAGCACCGTTCCCGTCGGTTCCAACGAAAAGATCCGCGCCATCATCGACGATTGCAACGAAAGGGGTCACCCCTTCGATGTCGTCTCCAACCCGGAGTTTTTACGGGAAGGGCGAGCCGTCTATGATTTCCTTCATCCCGACCGTGTGGTGATCGGCGTGGACAACCACCGGCCCGTCGATACACTGAAACAAATCTACCGCCCACTGTACCTGAATGAGGTGCCCTTCATCGTCACTGACCTGCGCACAGCAGAACTGATCAAGTATGCCTCGAACAGCTTCC
Protein-coding regions in this window:
- a CDS encoding S-layer homology domain-containing protein, yielding MRKGIVCACLALSIVTSPAVSLAAVTQFGDVSAAMPEYRPIMKLSAQGTIKGRGDGNFGPSDPVKQLEALVMVQRFFGLEATANASASQLTPDIEKKFGGNVPAWGKGYLVTAVNQGLLDANETFPWDQGASRAWVSRLLVRLLGKEQEAQSRMSSSLTFSDASQIPAWARGHISIATDLGLIRGRDGGYFDPNTVVTRGEMAIFLDRVEGRMDRLPPGIYEASFISAQDSTLSVLGDGNLLSSLTLDTGARLFNKDRAVAATDLSPQAKIRYIKDGDKVTYLEVSQDSGLSANVAKGEIIASLPDQGLVTVKDDSGKPHTYPLAAGVKVLTLTGQQMTANALSPGCKVQLRLNNEGKVSEALLESAAQQSLQGAIVDLNKTNNILVLSNSANQYSTYYLDANVAVEYKGRRFTSLDDLHKGDSVSVDVDGSYVVTKITVLQAQSNVTVKGVVSLINKDSRLFTVKGDDGQLYAYELPDSASIQLANGTSARFDEVFQQDPVTVYLTDGKIAKLVIERSGSTRGIWGKIASVDTSRRLMIVKDQQDRLSSYEIKDPVILDIEDDDNPALGDLKVDDIIQFELDRDEKVTYIKKNDTLEGTVTRNDADRHLLTLRDDLGTEKVYTVANNVDVEIYNRSSEDLEDVDDDDLVKIKVENDKVTQIKVHRIANGEVTEISNSSDRFDMEDSDGDEHSYHIGSDVKLVIPGITKPKVSDLSIGQWVQIAYWGDEPYEVTLQTPVMGEITDLDRSHETLTVRQYDGTTNSYKLASGFKADKGGETSSSISTFSIGDRIQSTLDVKGNIFRATVAKKVSGAVDGINRSTKEIYIGTTVGYLITPNTYILQNGVRKQFDDIDHKQNVSIYYLPGYKALEVTLPSK